A region of the Silene latifolia isolate original U9 population unplaced genomic scaffold, ASM4854445v1 scaffold_283, whole genome shotgun sequence genome:
TCCCGCTGAAGCTTTAAAGTCAGAAGTCCAGGAGGCATCATACTTTAGCCGGACAACGTTTAAGCAAAGGTTGGACCCAATAATAAAGAAAGGAAAGTGATTTTTGATACTGTAATAATGAGTCTCCTCAAAAACAGGCGAAGATATTCTTTCATTAACACTctatgttaccacccgtgcagtgcaTGGGTTCAAAAACTAGTAATTAAATTAAGTGTTTTTTTATAACTACTACTTACTATAATTTTACTTTTGACAACTACTACCAGAGAAATTTTGGGTTAAAAACTACTACCATTTTAATTGGTTCGGGTTGATAACACTACCTAATCCTAAAAAACCCCCTAATTACTTAATCTCAGCCGTTCATTTTGAATTTGCCTCATAAGTTCTAAATTGTCTTCCTATTTTATCCTTTTCCTCCCTTTATATTCATTCATCATTCCTATGTTTTGTTTCAACCCCTATGTTTGATTTCATTATAATTCCAATTCTCTCTCTTCCTTATTTTTCCTGGGTTATTTTTGTTGAATGTAACTGCAAATTATCAGGTAACACTTCTTCTTCTTTGTTTCCATTCCTATGTTTTGTTTCAATCCCTATGTTTGATTTATTGTTTATGTGTCAATTAAGAGTTAATTGTTTCAGTCCTTTGTTTCAATTTAGGGTTTATTGTCTCACTCTTTTTTAATTGTGTCCTAGCAGAAATGTCAAAGGGGGTTATTGTTGGTAAATGCAAGTGTGGTGTTCCATTGGCATTGTTGAAGTCCTGGACTACTGATAATCCAGGGAGAAGATTCCTAACCTGCAAATTTTCAAACCCAGCTACAAAAAATCGAGGTTGTGGATTTTTTAGGTGGTatgatgaagaacaagttgaatggCAGAGGGATGTAATCAATAACCTTGTATTGGAGAAGAAAGTTGTTGAATGCAATTTGAAGATGCTTAAGTGTGAAAATACACATTTGCAGGATCAATGTGAAAAGCTTAAAGAAGCTAATGGCTTACTTAGGAAATTCAAGTCAGGTGGTGAAGAAGAAGAGGGGATTGTTAGGGTTAAATCTTGGTTGCCATTTAAATGGCTTACGTTTCTTTGTGTTGTAATAGTTTTTCTTAGTATAGTGTCAAAGCTTTGATTGTGTCAAAGCTTTGAGGATGAATGGATGAAGTGTAATGGCTTATTAGTATTG
Encoded here:
- the LOC141639144 gene encoding uncharacterized protein LOC141639144, which gives rise to MSKGVIVGKCKCGVPLALLKSWTTDNPGRRFLTCKFSNPATKNRGCGFFRWYDEEQVEWQRDVINNLVLEKKVVECNLKMLKCENTHLQDQCEKLKEANGLLRKFKSGGEEEEGIKSLTPLAASWCLFAALLAAASLTLMLHAEVLVDLLIFTIGFSLVIGGFLQVLKLCPIPPRLPQVLVTS